From Novosphingobium resinovorum, the proteins below share one genomic window:
- a CDS encoding tetratricopeptide repeat protein has product MIPPLLVLAVCFSLVLTTATPVAVGEISRADKLIGQGRKAIARGDGIDAEMKLRAALEQGAAPPEVNAYMGEALFAQSRRDRARPYLARGEFTQGSAAEGWRALGLLERLDGNLPASGRAYDRALAITPNDAGLWVEVGRLRYAGGEHLLAIEAADRALKLDEGNVRALEFRGQLVRDRYGLLAAIPWFESAITHDPKDVSVLLEYAATLGELGHASECLTITRRVLELSPKNPRAFYLQAVLAARAGNYGLARGLLARTKGKLDDQPAVLILRGITEIAADNPEAAAEALEAALRLRPDNMHARELLLRAIVMAGQYRYAILRFADDIADGDASPYMLTTVARAWEVLGDRQHAGELLDRAARGQGAQLRVLGESGRIGQMLHLGQTGEAQVAAEALRRSDPGFYDAQALAGDVQLAMGHVAEAQERYALASQIRLPESLFERRFAAYAMAHDQKGARELVAAYLGQNPTSRPALRAAAELAVGAGDLGRARTILAWLRNNGGEGDVDLRADLAMAEAGTGDLAAARENALAAYRLQRSNPLAAQALGYSYAASGDYAPQARALLDKAQALLGNTAPVAEARRRLQGRAAR; this is encoded by the coding sequence GTGATACCGCCGCTGCTGGTGCTGGCCGTGTGCTTCTCGCTGGTGCTGACGACCGCGACGCCGGTTGCCGTCGGCGAGATTTCCCGCGCCGACAAGCTCATCGGGCAAGGCCGCAAGGCCATCGCCCGGGGTGACGGCATCGACGCGGAAATGAAGCTGCGCGCGGCGCTCGAACAGGGAGCCGCACCGCCAGAGGTCAACGCCTACATGGGCGAGGCATTGTTCGCACAGAGCCGCCGCGACCGCGCGCGGCCCTATCTTGCCCGCGGCGAGTTCACGCAAGGCAGCGCCGCCGAGGGCTGGCGCGCACTGGGGCTGCTGGAGCGGCTCGACGGCAACCTTCCGGCTTCCGGACGTGCCTACGACCGGGCACTGGCGATCACCCCGAACGATGCCGGGCTCTGGGTCGAGGTCGGGCGCCTGCGCTATGCGGGCGGCGAGCACCTGCTGGCGATCGAGGCGGCCGACCGCGCGCTGAAACTAGACGAGGGCAACGTGCGCGCGCTGGAATTCCGGGGTCAGCTGGTGCGCGATCGCTATGGCCTGCTGGCTGCGATCCCGTGGTTTGAGAGCGCGATCACGCACGATCCCAAGGACGTCTCGGTCCTGCTTGAATATGCCGCGACGCTGGGCGAACTGGGCCACGCGAGCGAGTGCCTGACGATCACCCGGCGCGTGCTCGAACTCAGTCCGAAGAACCCGCGCGCCTTCTACCTGCAGGCGGTGCTGGCGGCGAGGGCGGGCAACTACGGCCTCGCGCGCGGGCTGCTGGCGCGGACAAAGGGCAAGCTCGACGACCAGCCTGCCGTGCTCATCCTGCGCGGCATCACCGAGATCGCTGCCGACAACCCGGAAGCGGCGGCCGAGGCGCTCGAAGCGGCGCTGCGGCTGCGCCCGGACAATATGCACGCCCGCGAACTGCTTCTGCGCGCGATCGTCATGGCGGGGCAGTACCGCTATGCCATCCTGCGCTTCGCCGACGACATCGCCGACGGTGACGCCTCGCCCTACATGCTCACCACCGTGGCGCGGGCCTGGGAAGTTCTCGGCGATCGTCAGCATGCAGGGGAGTTGCTTGATCGGGCGGCGAGGGGACAGGGCGCGCAGCTTCGGGTACTGGGCGAGAGCGGCCGCATCGGCCAGATGTTGCATCTCGGCCAGACCGGCGAGGCGCAAGTCGCAGCGGAGGCGCTGCGCCGGTCCGACCCCGGATTCTACGATGCGCAGGCCCTCGCAGGCGACGTGCAACTGGCGATGGGTCACGTCGCCGAGGCGCAGGAGCGCTACGCGCTGGCTTCGCAGATCCGGCTGCCGGAAAGCCTCTTCGAGCGCCGGTTCGCGGCCTATGCGATGGCGCACGACCAAAAGGGCGCGCGCGAACTGGTCGCCGCCTACCTCGGCCAGAACCCCACCAGCCGCCCGGCCTTGCGCGCGGCGGCGGAACTGGCGGTCGGCGCGGGCGATCTCGGGCGCGCCCGGACGATCCTGGCGTGGCTGCGCAACAATGGCGGCGAGGGCGACGTGGATCTGCGCGCAGACCTTGCCATGGCGGAGGCCGGCACCGGTGACCTTGCCGCTGCGCGGGAGAATGCGCTCGCGGCCTATCGCCTCCAGCGATCGAATCCGCTTGCGGCGCAGGCCCTGGGATACAGCTATGCGGCAAGCGGGGACTATGCCCCACAAGCGCGGGCGCTGCTCGACAAGGCGCAGGCGCTGCTTGGCAATACCGCGCCCGTCGCCGAGGCCCGTCGCCGGTTGCAGGGCAGGGCGGCACGCTAG
- a CDS encoding TIGR03013 family XrtA/PEP-CTERM system glycosyltransferase, giving the protein MIRLFKHYIPHAVVLLWLVDVLLLAAANETSWRLRAQQIGIDPAPLADRLIAHGAFAAVISLSMVAVGVYGADALRSMRFAAARLLVAISLGVIALSFVDFLVGGQNFWRSTLAYSMAFAIVLMIFNRLLLGGFLGTSAFRRRVLVLGAGERAQRLRVLGERPESGFVIVGYVAMSESVPVVEEAISRSAINNLTRYVENLGVSEVVLALEERRNALPLKDLLRIKTAGVHVNEFSSFLERETGRVDLDTVNPSWLIFSDGFSSGRAISSAAKRVFDIAVSLLLLAVTAPVILIFALLVKVDSRGPAFYRQPRVGLFGQHFDVIKLRSMRTDAEAAGAQWASKDDPRVTRIGKFIRKVRIDELPQAWTVLKGEMSFVGPRPERPEFVADLEDQLRYYAERHMVKPGITGWAQINYPYGASIEDSRNKLEYDLYYAKNYTPFLDFLIILQTLRVVLWSEGAR; this is encoded by the coding sequence ATGATTCGTCTGTTCAAACACTATATCCCGCATGCCGTGGTGCTGCTCTGGCTGGTCGACGTGCTGTTGCTGGCGGCGGCCAACGAGACATCGTGGCGGCTGCGCGCGCAGCAGATCGGCATCGACCCGGCGCCGCTGGCCGACCGGCTTATCGCGCACGGCGCCTTTGCCGCGGTGATCTCGCTGTCGATGGTGGCGGTAGGCGTCTATGGAGCCGACGCGCTGCGATCGATGCGGTTCGCGGCGGCGCGGTTGCTGGTGGCGATCTCGCTCGGCGTCATTGCGCTTTCCTTCGTGGACTTTCTTGTCGGCGGGCAGAATTTCTGGCGCTCGACGCTGGCCTATTCGATGGCCTTCGCGATCGTGCTGATGATCTTCAACCGGCTGCTGCTGGGCGGTTTCCTCGGCACCAGCGCGTTTCGCCGCCGGGTGCTCGTGCTCGGTGCGGGCGAGCGTGCGCAGCGCTTGCGCGTACTGGGCGAGCGTCCCGAGAGCGGCTTCGTCATCGTCGGCTATGTCGCCATGAGCGAAAGCGTGCCGGTGGTCGAGGAGGCCATCTCCCGCTCGGCCATCAACAACCTGACCCGTTACGTCGAGAACCTCGGCGTCAGCGAAGTGGTGCTGGCGCTGGAGGAGCGGCGCAACGCGCTGCCGCTCAAGGACCTGCTGCGCATCAAGACGGCGGGCGTCCACGTCAACGAGTTCTCCAGCTTCCTGGAGCGCGAAACCGGCCGCGTCGATCTCGACACCGTCAACCCGAGTTGGCTGATCTTTTCCGATGGTTTCTCGTCCGGCCGGGCGATTTCCAGCGCGGCCAAGCGCGTGTTCGACATCGCCGTCAGCCTGCTGTTGCTGGCGGTTACCGCACCGGTCATCCTGATCTTCGCGCTCCTGGTGAAAGTCGATAGCCGGGGACCAGCCTTCTACCGCCAGCCGCGCGTCGGCCTGTTCGGCCAGCATTTCGACGTCATCAAGCTGCGTTCCATGCGTACCGATGCCGAGGCTGCGGGCGCGCAGTGGGCATCGAAGGACGACCCGCGCGTAACCCGCATCGGCAAGTTCATCCGCAAGGTCCGCATCGACGAACTGCCGCAGGCCTGGACCGTCCTCAAGGGCGAAATGAGCTTCGTCGGCCCGCGCCCCGAGCGCCCGGAGTTCGTCGCCGATCTTGAGGATCAACTGCGCTATTACGCCGAGCGCCACATGGTGAAGCCGGGCATCACCGGCTGGGCGCAGATCAACTACCCATACGGCGCCTCGATCGAGGATTCGCGCAACAAGCTCGAATACGACCTCTATTACGCCAAGAACTATACGCCTTTCCTCGACTTCCTGATCATCCTCCAGACCTTGCGCGTGGTGCTCTGGAGCGAGGGCGCGCGATGA
- the panB gene encoding 3-methyl-2-oxobutanoate hydroxymethyltransferase — MSTTFQIDTATSRANPTPAPMKRLTIPAIRRRKKDGVTEQPIVMLTAYTARQAQLLDAHCDLLLVGDSLGQVIYGLPSSVPVTLEMMIAHGAAVVRGSYHAAVIVDMPFGTYEQSPQQAFANASRLLKETGCAGVKLEGGAAMAETVRFLNERGIPVQGHIGLTPQAVNVLGGYNARGRSEAEAAKIVADAKALDEAGAFSIVIEGVVETIAIEATRAIACPSIGIGGSAQCDGQVLVTEDMLGMFERVPRFVKKYADMGSVVSEAAAQYAAEVRDRSFPGIEQTYQPK, encoded by the coding sequence ATGTCTACGACCTTCCAGATCGACACCGCGACCAGCCGCGCAAACCCCACTCCGGCGCCGATGAAGCGCCTGACGATTCCGGCGATTCGCCGCCGCAAGAAGGACGGCGTGACCGAACAACCGATCGTCATGCTGACGGCCTACACGGCACGGCAGGCGCAGTTGCTCGACGCGCATTGCGACCTCCTGCTCGTCGGCGACAGCCTCGGTCAGGTGATCTACGGATTGCCCTCCAGCGTGCCGGTGACATTGGAGATGATGATCGCCCACGGCGCCGCCGTCGTGCGTGGCAGCTACCATGCCGCCGTCATCGTCGACATGCCCTTTGGCACTTACGAGCAGTCGCCCCAACAGGCCTTCGCCAATGCATCGAGGCTGCTGAAGGAAACCGGCTGCGCGGGCGTGAAGCTCGAAGGCGGAGCGGCGATGGCGGAAACGGTACGCTTCCTGAACGAGCGCGGCATCCCCGTACAGGGCCACATCGGCCTGACCCCGCAGGCGGTGAACGTGCTCGGCGGCTACAATGCGCGCGGCCGCAGCGAGGCCGAGGCGGCCAAGATCGTCGCCGATGCCAAGGCGCTCGACGAAGCCGGAGCGTTCTCGATCGTGATCGAGGGCGTCGTCGAGACGATCGCCATCGAAGCCACCCGCGCCATCGCCTGTCCCAGCATCGGCATCGGCGGCTCGGCACAGTGCGACGGGCAGGTACTGGTTACCGAGGACATGCTCGGCATGTTCGAGCGGGTGCCGCGCTTCGTGAAGAAGTATGCCGACATGGGCTCGGTGGTTTCGGAAGCAGCCGCGCAGTACGCCGCAGAAGTGCGCGATCGCAGCTTCCCCGGCATCGAGCAGACTTACCAGCCGAAGTGA
- the prsK gene encoding XrtA/PEP-CTERM system histidine kinase PrsK, translated as MMKASAVWATMGVGLDLTGAIALASIAIWLFSRRDRFGAAGTAMVVALLFTALWSLACAFGIGTPEVTFLPALSESARNLAWLVVVYRLFASDGRDASVAPIRPVIFALGAVEILHFAVNSGLSRLEIDRDVLDFAFQFNVMFRLLVTVGGLVLAHNLYAGAPRESRAALRWPAMGLAVLWAFDLNLYTIAYLAGNWPYEIAAIRGVAAIAMAVCIAIGGAKNRNDLRLRPSRAVTFQTFSLLVIGVYLVAMVAVAQWLSYAGGNFARLVELAFLTLGSAFALVVLPSRRVRSWFKVILAKHFFQHRYDYREEWLRFTRTIGSDQSAALGERVVQSMADVFESPAGLLLTPGEHGELTLAARWNWREIEVPAVGLPVQDIAHFERTGYIADLDDVRAGRESGTTIPNWLIDHPRAWALIPLVHYDRLVGMVVLARPQLARKFDWEDFDLLRVIGQQVASYLSENASQLALAESARFEDFNRRIAFVMHDIKNLASQFSLLARNAELHAEKPAFRADMLVTLRNSSDKLNALLARLSRYGSGGVDRVEQVAATEVLGLVMERFKDSPQVVLAESRDIMVTASRHSLEQVLVHLVQNAVDASEPESPVFLSLVVEGINARFEVLDSGTGMSADFVRNRLFKPFVSTKSGGFGIGAFEARELVRAMRGRLDVESREGLGSRFTVRLPLAAATDIYPNYAEKVA; from the coding sequence ATGATGAAGGCCTCCGCCGTCTGGGCGACGATGGGCGTCGGGCTCGACCTGACGGGGGCCATCGCGCTGGCGAGCATCGCAATCTGGCTGTTCTCCCGCCGCGACCGGTTCGGCGCTGCGGGCACGGCCATGGTCGTCGCGCTGCTGTTCACGGCCTTGTGGAGCCTTGCCTGTGCCTTCGGCATCGGCACGCCGGAAGTGACGTTCCTGCCCGCGCTGTCCGAGAGTGCGCGTAATCTTGCATGGCTGGTCGTGGTCTATCGCCTCTTCGCCAGCGACGGACGTGATGCCAGTGTTGCGCCGATCCGCCCGGTGATCTTCGCGCTCGGTGCGGTCGAAATCCTTCACTTTGCCGTCAATTCCGGCCTGTCGCGGCTGGAGATAGACCGCGATGTCCTCGACTTCGCATTCCAGTTCAACGTGATGTTCCGCCTGCTGGTGACGGTTGGCGGGCTCGTCCTTGCGCACAATCTCTACGCGGGGGCGCCGCGCGAATCGCGGGCGGCTTTGCGCTGGCCGGCGATGGGGCTGGCAGTGCTCTGGGCCTTCGACCTCAATCTTTACACCATCGCCTACCTGGCCGGAAACTGGCCTTACGAGATTGCGGCCATTCGAGGCGTTGCCGCCATCGCCATGGCCGTCTGCATCGCAATCGGCGGTGCGAAGAACCGCAACGACCTGCGCCTGCGCCCGTCGCGGGCGGTCACGTTCCAGACGTTCTCGCTGCTGGTGATCGGCGTCTACCTCGTCGCCATGGTGGCTGTGGCGCAGTGGCTGTCCTACGCGGGCGGCAACTTCGCGCGGCTGGTGGAACTGGCTTTCCTGACGCTCGGCAGCGCCTTCGCCCTGGTCGTGCTGCCCTCGCGGCGGGTGCGGTCGTGGTTCAAGGTCATCCTCGCCAAGCATTTCTTCCAGCACCGCTACGACTATCGCGAGGAATGGCTGCGCTTCACCCGCACCATCGGCTCCGATCAGAGCGCGGCCCTCGGCGAGCGCGTCGTCCAGTCGATGGCCGATGTCTTCGAGAGCCCGGCGGGCCTGCTCCTTACCCCTGGCGAGCACGGCGAACTGACCCTTGCCGCCCGTTGGAACTGGCGCGAGATCGAGGTGCCCGCAGTCGGGCTGCCGGTGCAGGACATCGCCCATTTCGAGCGCACCGGCTATATCGCCGATCTCGACGATGTGCGCGCGGGTCGTGAGAGCGGAACCACGATCCCGAACTGGCTGATCGACCACCCGCGCGCCTGGGCGCTGATCCCGCTCGTCCATTACGACCGCCTCGTCGGCATGGTGGTGCTGGCTCGGCCGCAACTGGCGCGCAAGTTCGACTGGGAGGACTTCGACCTCCTGCGCGTCATCGGCCAGCAGGTGGCAAGCTATCTCTCGGAGAATGCCAGCCAGCTCGCGCTCGCCGAATCCGCGCGGTTCGAGGACTTCAACCGTCGCATCGCCTTCGTGATGCACGACATCAAGAACCTCGCCAGCCAGTTCAGCCTGCTTGCGCGCAATGCCGAACTGCACGCGGAAAAACCCGCCTTCCGCGCCGACATGCTGGTGACGCTGCGCAATTCCTCGGACAAGCTGAATGCCCTGCTGGCGCGGCTCTCGCGCTACGGTTCGGGCGGCGTGGACCGGGTCGAGCAGGTGGCCGCGACCGAGGTGCTCGGGCTGGTCATGGAACGCTTCAAGGACAGCCCGCAGGTCGTCCTCGCCGAATCGCGCGACATCATGGTCACCGCCAGTCGGCATTCGCTGGAGCAGGTGCTCGTCCACCTCGTCCAGAATGCCGTCGATGCCAGCGAGCCGGAGAGCCCGGTGTTCCTGTCGCTCGTGGTCGAAGGGATCAACGCCCGCTTCGAGGTGCTCGACAGCGGCACCGGCATGAGCGCCGACTTCGTGCGCAACCGCCTGTTCAAGCCCTTCGTCTCGACCAAGTCGGGCGGCTTCGGCATCGGCGCCTTCGAGGCGCGCGAGCTGGTGCGCGCGATGCGCGGCCGTCTCGACGTCGAATCGCGCGAGGGGCTGGGCTCTCGCTTCACGGTGCGCCTGCCGCTGGCGGCGGCGACCGACATCTATCCGAACTACGCCGAGAAGGTGGCCTGA
- a CDS encoding amino acid permease yields the protein MFGRVKPLDAILATAEKKSLHRSLGPVQLTLLGVGAIIGTGIFVLTAAAAQKAGPGMMWSFIIAGAVCAVAALCYSELASMVPVSGSAYTYSYAVVGEVLAWMVGWALILEYAVAASAVSVGWSGYFMGLLKSLTGFELPAMLAAGPTWSLTGVDFSSGIINVPAVVVALAVTFLLMLGTKESATFNAVLVAIKVAALTMFVILALPVLNTEHFAPFAPNGWFGPAGTSGLGIVGAASSIFFAYVGFDAVSTAAEETKNPQRNVPIGLIGSLALCTVFYLLVAAGAIGAIGAQPTALGTQPGSAEFTAQCAALAAKGSQPLVCSQEALAHVLRSINYTRAGDLIGLAANLALPSVILMMLYGQTRIFFVMARDGLLPEKLATIHPKWKTPHIVTLITGVFVAIAAALLPVGQLADISNSGTLFAFLMVSVAVLILRVRDPHRHRPFRTPLVWVVAPIAIIGCVTLFFNLPTEAMLVLPIWGAIGLVFYFAFGYRKSHVGRGLVEVHEEDTDVPPQTVPPIS from the coding sequence ATGTTCGGACGCGTAAAGCCGCTCGACGCCATTCTGGCGACGGCGGAAAAGAAATCTCTTCACCGATCACTGGGTCCTGTCCAACTGACGCTTCTGGGCGTCGGCGCCATCATCGGCACCGGTATCTTCGTGCTCACTGCCGCAGCTGCGCAGAAGGCCGGTCCCGGCATGATGTGGAGCTTCATCATCGCCGGCGCGGTCTGCGCCGTCGCGGCGCTGTGCTATTCGGAACTGGCCTCGATGGTGCCGGTTTCGGGCTCGGCCTACACCTACTCCTATGCCGTCGTCGGCGAAGTGCTGGCCTGGATGGTCGGCTGGGCGCTGATCCTTGAATACGCCGTCGCGGCTTCGGCGGTCTCCGTCGGTTGGTCCGGCTACTTCATGGGCCTGCTCAAAAGTCTGACGGGGTTCGAGCTACCGGCGATGTTGGCGGCCGGGCCGACGTGGTCGCTCACCGGCGTCGACTTCTCCAGCGGCATCATCAATGTGCCCGCCGTGGTCGTGGCACTCGCGGTGACTTTCCTGCTGATGCTGGGCACCAAGGAAAGCGCGACCTTCAACGCGGTTCTGGTCGCGATCAAGGTGGCGGCGCTGACGATGTTCGTCATCCTCGCGCTGCCGGTGCTCAATACCGAGCATTTCGCACCCTTCGCACCCAATGGCTGGTTCGGACCGGCCGGCACCAGCGGTCTCGGCATAGTCGGGGCCGCTTCCTCCATCTTCTTCGCCTATGTCGGCTTCGATGCGGTCTCAACCGCTGCGGAAGAGACGAAGAACCCACAGCGCAACGTGCCGATCGGCCTGATCGGTAGCCTCGCGCTTTGCACCGTGTTCTATCTGCTCGTCGCAGCCGGTGCGATCGGTGCCATCGGCGCCCAGCCGACCGCTCTGGGCACGCAGCCCGGCTCGGCAGAGTTCACCGCCCAGTGCGCGGCGCTCGCCGCCAAGGGCAGCCAGCCGCTGGTCTGCTCGCAGGAGGCGCTGGCGCACGTTCTGCGTTCGATCAACTACACCCGCGCGGGTGACCTTATCGGTCTCGCAGCGAACCTGGCGCTGCCTTCGGTCATCCTGATGATGCTCTACGGCCAGACCCGCATCTTCTTCGTGATGGCGCGCGACGGCCTGCTGCCGGAGAAGCTAGCGACCATCCACCCCAAGTGGAAGACGCCGCACATCGTCACCCTGATCACCGGCGTCTTCGTGGCGATCGCCGCGGCGCTGCTGCCTGTCGGCCAGTTGGCGGACATCTCTAACTCGGGCACGCTCTTCGCGTTCCTGATGGTGTCGGTCGCGGTGCTGATCCTGCGCGTGCGTGATCCGCATCGCCATCGTCCGTTCCGCACACCGCTGGTGTGGGTCGTGGCGCCGATCGCGATCATCGGTTGCGTGACGCTGTTCTTCAACCTGCCGACCGAAGCGATGCTGGTGCTGCCGATCTGGGGCGCGATCGGCCTCGTGTTCTACTTCGCCTTTGGCTACCGCAAGAGCCACGTGGGCCGGGGCCTCGTCGAGGTTCACGAGGAGGATACCGACGTGCCTCCGCAGACGGTGCCGCCGATCTCCTGA
- the prsR gene encoding PEP-CTERM-box response regulator transcription factor, which produces MTESLPKLLIVEDDAGLQAQLKWAYEDFEVFVAGDRASAIALLRSEMPDVVTLDLGLPPDPDGTTEGFAILDEIMALKPDTKVVVASGHGARESALQAIARGAYDFYQKPVDIDALGHIVRRALHLHRLEEENRRLAGKVEKDEKVLGRMITAAPEMVKVARTIERVANTSVSVMLLGASGTGKELLARGLHEASGRAKREFVAINCAAIPENLLESELFGHEKGAFTGAVKTTPGKIEQAAGGTLFLDEVGDIPLQLQVKLLRFLQERVIERVGSRQSIPVDTRVVCATHQNLEGMIAEGRFREDLFYRLAEIVVRIPGLAERPGDPTLLAKAFLTRYAKEMNPRVRGFSADALAAIDAWGWPGNVRELENRVKRAVIMADEKLVCAGDLDLAGPDEQVATALNLKTAREAADRKVIRHALARSEGNISSTAKMLGISRPTLYDLLKQYDLQPS; this is translated from the coding sequence ATGACTGAATCTCTGCCCAAGCTGCTCATCGTCGAGGACGACGCCGGGCTTCAGGCACAGCTCAAGTGGGCCTACGAGGATTTCGAGGTCTTCGTCGCCGGGGATCGCGCCAGCGCCATAGCGCTGCTGCGCTCGGAGATGCCGGACGTGGTGACGCTCGACCTCGGCCTGCCGCCGGACCCGGACGGCACCACCGAGGGCTTTGCGATCCTCGACGAGATCATGGCGCTCAAGCCCGACACCAAGGTCGTCGTCGCATCGGGCCACGGGGCGCGGGAAAGCGCGCTGCAGGCGATCGCGCGCGGGGCTTACGACTTCTACCAGAAGCCGGTCGACATCGATGCGCTGGGTCACATCGTGCGCCGCGCGCTCCACCTGCACCGGCTCGAGGAAGAGAACCGCCGCCTCGCCGGCAAGGTGGAGAAGGACGAGAAAGTGCTCGGCCGGATGATCACCGCTGCACCGGAAATGGTTAAAGTGGCGCGCACCATAGAGCGCGTAGCGAATACCAGCGTCTCGGTGATGCTGCTGGGAGCGAGCGGCACCGGCAAGGAACTGCTGGCGCGCGGGCTCCACGAGGCCAGCGGCCGCGCCAAGCGCGAGTTCGTGGCGATCAACTGCGCGGCGATCCCGGAGAACCTGCTCGAAAGCGAGCTGTTCGGGCACGAGAAGGGCGCCTTCACCGGCGCTGTGAAGACCACGCCGGGCAAGATCGAGCAGGCGGCGGGGGGCACCCTGTTCCTCGACGAAGTCGGCGACATTCCGCTGCAACTGCAGGTCAAGCTGCTGCGCTTTCTGCAGGAGCGCGTGATCGAGCGCGTCGGCAGCCGCCAGTCGATCCCGGTCGATACCCGCGTCGTCTGCGCCACGCACCAGAACCTCGAGGGGATGATCGCCGAAGGGCGGTTCCGCGAAGACCTGTTCTATCGCCTCGCCGAGATCGTCGTGCGCATCCCCGGCCTCGCCGAGCGGCCGGGCGATCCGACACTGCTGGCGAAGGCATTCCTGACCCGCTACGCCAAGGAGATGAACCCGCGCGTGCGGGGCTTTTCCGCCGATGCGCTGGCGGCGATCGATGCCTGGGGCTGGCCCGGCAACGTGCGCGAGCTGGAGAACCGCGTGAAGCGCGCGGTGATCATGGCGGACGAGAAGCTGGTCTGTGCCGGCGACCTCGACTTGGCCGGTCCCGACGAGCAGGTGGCGACGGCGCTGAACCTCAAGACCGCGCGCGAGGCGGCGGACCGCAAGGTCATCCGCCATGCTCTCGCCCGTAGCGAGGGCAACATTTCCAGCACTGCCAAGATGCTCGGGATCAGCCGGCCGACGCTGTACGACCTGCTCAAGCAGTACGACTTGCAGCCGTCCTGA
- a CDS encoding amidohydrolase, with amino-acid sequence MRAVLLASACALASVSLPAMAEPVADTVARDLPGLMETYRDLHANPELSFQEARSAKIMADAARKAGFTVTEKVGRTGIVAVLKNGPGQTVLIRADMDGLPVVEQTGLPFASTRRGTSTAGVESGIMHACGHDTHMTAWIETARLMAARKAEWSGTLVMIGQPAEEMGLGALEMLKDGLYTRFPKPDYTLAFHDTPELAAGVVGAAKGWALANVDSVDMLVRGVGGHGAYPQTTRDPIVLASAIVMKLQTLVSRETNPLDPVVVTVGSFHAGTKHNIISDQAKLELTVRSYSDETRQRLLDGIARVARGEAIASGLPDDLMPQIQVKEPHTRATWNTPEFAEEAVADLKGKMGADNVVITPSAMGGEDFGEFRRADEAHIKSVIFWVGGADPAKLAAAKAGGPPMPSLHSPFWAPQADKVIASGVQALTLTALRLMAKQGM; translated from the coding sequence ATGCGCGCCGTTCTCCTTGCATCCGCCTGCGCTCTTGCGAGCGTTTCCCTGCCTGCAATGGCAGAGCCCGTTGCCGATACAGTGGCGCGTGACCTGCCGGGGCTGATGGAGACTTATCGCGATCTACACGCCAATCCCGAACTCAGCTTTCAGGAAGCGCGCAGTGCGAAGATCATGGCCGATGCCGCGCGCAAGGCGGGTTTCACGGTCACCGAGAAGGTCGGACGCACCGGCATAGTCGCGGTCCTGAAGAACGGGCCGGGGCAGACCGTCCTCATCCGCGCGGACATGGACGGGCTGCCGGTTGTCGAGCAGACCGGGCTGCCCTTCGCGTCAACCAGGCGCGGCACGTCCACGGCGGGCGTGGAAAGCGGCATCATGCATGCTTGCGGCCACGACACGCACATGACCGCCTGGATCGAGACGGCGCGTCTCATGGCCGCGCGCAAGGCGGAGTGGTCGGGCACGCTGGTCATGATCGGCCAGCCGGCCGAGGAGATGGGGCTGGGCGCGCTGGAGATGCTCAAGGACGGGCTCTACACGCGCTTTCCCAAGCCGGATTACACGCTGGCCTTCCACGATACGCCTGAGCTTGCCGCCGGTGTCGTCGGCGCGGCGAAAGGCTGGGCGCTCGCCAATGTGGACAGCGTGGACATGCTCGTGCGCGGGGTCGGCGGGCACGGCGCCTACCCGCAGACCACGCGCGACCCGATCGTGCTCGCCAGCGCGATCGTGATGAAGCTGCAGACGCTGGTGAGCCGCGAGACCAATCCGCTCGATCCCGTGGTGGTGACGGTCGGCTCGTTCCACGCCGGGACCAAGCACAACATCATTTCCGATCAGGCGAAGCTTGAACTGACAGTGCGCAGCTATTCCGACGAGACGCGCCAGCGGCTGCTCGACGGCATCGCCCGCGTCGCGCGCGGGGAGGCGATCGCATCGGGCCTGCCGGACGACCTGATGCCGCAGATCCAGGTCAAGGAGCCGCACACCCGCGCGACCTGGAACACGCCCGAGTTCGCCGAGGAGGCCGTTGCCGACCTCAAGGGGAAAATGGGTGCGGACAACGTGGTAATCACCCCTTCGGCGATGGGCGGCGAGGATTTCGGCGAGTTCCGCCGCGCCGATGAGGCGCACATCAAGTCGGTGATCTTCTGGGTCGGCGGTGCCGATCCGGCGAAGCTGGCGGCGGCGAAGGCCGGAGGTCCGCCGATGCCTTCGCTGCACAGCCCGTTCTGGGCACCGCAGGCGGACAAGGTGATCGCCTCGGGCGTACAGGCCCTCACGCTGACGGCGCTGCGCCTTATGGCGAAGCAGGGGATGTAA